The stretch of DNA GGGCTGCTGCGGAAGTTCGCCGAGTGCTTCAAGGACTTGAGAAAGCCGGAGTTGATTGAGCACACGGTGGAAGAGCTCGTCCGTCAGCGCGTGTTCGGCATCGCGTGCGGTTACGAGGACGTGGTGGACCACGAGACGCTGCGAAACGACCCGCTGCTTGCGGCAGTGGTCGGCAAGTCGGAGCCCCAGAGGCAGCCACTGGCCAGCCCGAGCACACTCAACCGCCTGGAACTGACGCCCGCAGACGCGACGGCGCAGGCCCGCTACCGGAAGGTGGTTTACGACAGCCAAGCCATCGAGAACTTCTTCGTCGACGCGTTCCTGGATGCGCACCCTGTGCCGCTGCGCGAAGTGGTGCTGGACCTGGACGCGACCGACGACCCGATTCACGGTACGCAGGAAGGCCGCTTCTTCCACGGCTACTACGGCAACTCCTGCTACCTGCCGCTCTACCTCTTCGCCGGCAACTTCCTGCTGTGCGCCAGGCTGCGCACCCAGGCCTGATTCATAGTCAGGG from Hyalangium ruber encodes:
- a CDS encoding transposase, which produces MKTECPPEQLEFDNVGRRKLVAAFDGEHISSDGGLALLHRRDQRFGLLRKFAECFKDLRKPELIEHTVEELVRQRVFGIACGYEDVVDHETLRNDPLLAAVVGKSEPQRQPLASPSTLNRLELTPADATAQARYRKVVYDSQAIENFFVDAFLDAHPVPLREVVLDLDATDDPIHGTQEGRFFHGYYGNSCYLPLYLFAGNFLLCARLRTQA